A window from Scheffersomyces stipitis CBS 6054 chromosome 7, complete sequence encodes these proteins:
- a CDS encoding predicted protein (go_function ATP binding; kinase activity~go_process phosphorylation): protein MSIFTASSTAPVNIATLKYWGKRDTLLNLPTNSSISVTLSQNDLRTLTTAAASEAFEKDQLWLNGKLESLDSVRTQACLADLRRLRAEVETSDASLPKLSQFKLHIVSENNFPTAAGLASSAAGFAALVSAIAKLYKLPQNMSELSKIARKGSGSACRSLFGGFVAWEMGELENGEDSKAVEVAPLSHWPTMKAAILVVSDDKKDTPSTSGMQQTVATSDLFQHRITEVVPKRFEEMKRAIAANDFETFGELTMKDSNSFHAVCLDSYPPIFYLNDTSKQIIKLVHRLNEQEGKIIAAYTFDAGPNAVIYYDEVNEAKVLGLLYSYFGAVGGWEKHEEVAAYKKVTIDGTNPDIYKGISRIILTSIGTGPQETEESLINADGTPKVA, encoded by the coding sequence ATGTCAATCTTCACCGCTTCCTCAACTGCACCCGTCAATATAGCGACCTTGAAGTACTGGGGAAAGCGCGACACTCTCTTGAACTTGCCCACGAACTCATCGATCTCAGTTACTCTCTCTCAGAATGATTTGAGAACTTTGACCACAGCCGCAGCCAGCGAAGCTTTCGAAAAAGACCAATTATGGTTGAACGGCAAGTTAGAATCTTTGGACTCCGTCAGAACTCAAGCGTGTCTTGCAGATTTGAGAAGATTGAGAGCTGAAGTCGAGACAAGCGACGCTTCTTTGCCAAAATTGTCTCAATTCAAGTTACACATCGTTTCCGAGAACAATTTCCCAACAGCTGCTGGATTGGCCTCGTCGGCTGCTGGATTCGCTGCTTTGGTCAGTGCCATTGccaagttgtacaagttACCTCAGAACATGTCAGAGTTGTCCAAAATTGCCAGAAAGGGTTCGGGATCTGCTTGTAGATCATTGTTTGGAGGATTTGTCGCTTGGGAAATGGGCGAACTAGAAAACGGCGAAGACTCCAAAGCTGTTGAAGTAGCACCTTTGTCGCATTGGCCAACCATGAAGGCTGCAATTTTGGTGGTTAGTGATGACAAGAAAGATACTCCTAGTACGTCGGGAATGCAACAGACTGTGGCTACGTCCGATTTGTTCCAACACAGAATTACCGAAGTTGTGCCAAAGcgttttgaagaaatgaaacgTGCCATCGCGGCTAATGACTTCGAGACGTTTGGCGAATTAACGATGAAGGACTCCAACTCTTTTCACGCTGTTTGTTTGGACTCATACCCTCCTATCTTCTACTTGAACGATACTTCAAAGCAGATCATTAAGTTAGTACACAGGTTGAACGAACAAGAAGGTAAGATCATTGCTGCATACACCTTTGACGCTGGTCCCAATGCTGTCATCTACTACGATGAAGTCAACGAAGCAAAAGTGTTGGGCTTGCTCTACTCCTACTTCGGTGCTGTTGGAGGATGGGAAAAGCATGAAGAAGTCGCTGCCTATAAGAAGGTAACTATTGATGGCACCAATCCCGACATTTACAAGGGTATTTCTAGAATCATCTTGACCAGTATCGGCACTGGTCCTCAGGAGACTGAAGAATCGTTGATCAATGCTGACGGTACTCCAAAAGTAGCATAA
- a CDS encoding predicted protein (go_component nucleus~go_function DNA binding~go_process regulation of transcription, DNA-dependent), whose amino-acid sequence MNYISSNDVLYENPLAANLDPSTTGGDRVDADTADFLNELRHPSSQDLAEVPAPLQHATASSTSSSTNSVGMQIDSLGIDPVQQNSVSQSQNQNQIQSHRNGNHGSLTFSKPFSADDLATLANVHQMNNNTNNNNTNSNLNSNNNNSNNATSSLFAFHNPFDFKSYPITNPPIFDSTLLLPLYSNDGVPRRRRISISNGQIGQIVNHEALFEDDSGFDTDLGVTGFGNSQGHSQISSPPQAQLSSMNSNTSIAAIADQQQQQPQQVFPGNFNSQAVPPQYQPQITFAPASTSISVSPNPQTPVASPQKSLSKSHSRKNSTAVPELTGVAGVPPPNHQLIYNNEVIYNPNNGPIPGTAAWKKERLLERNRIAASKCRERKKQAQLELQGNISKMKSQYKRDQEKIKKLNKLVEFYNKTIVKHLNDGNQELSVLRKFINKDIDEIDIKDIS is encoded by the coding sequence ATGAACTACATTTCGTCCAACGACGTTCTCTACGAGAACCCCCTTGCAGCTAACCTTGATCCTTCCACCACTGGAGGTGATCGTGTTGATGCTGACACAGCTGACTTCCTAAACGAACTCCGCCATCCCTCATCGCAAGACCTTGCCGAAGTCCCGGCTCCCTTGCAGCACGCTACAGCATCGTCTACGTCGAGTTCCACAAACTCGGTAGGTATGCAAATAGACTCTTTGGGTATTGATCCCGTCCAACAGAACTCCGTtagccagagccagaatcaaaatcaaatccAAAGCCACAGGAATGGTAACCATGGTTCGCTCACTTTTTCCAAACCATTTCTGGCAGATGACTTGGCTACTCTCGCAAACGTTCACCAGATgaacaacaataccaataacaacaacacGAACTCCAATTTGAATAGtaataacaataacagCAATAATGCCACATCGTCGCTTTTTGCGTTCCACAACCCGTTCGACTTTAAGTCATACCCCATTACCAACCCACCCATATTCGACTCAACCCTTCTCCTCCCGCTCTATTCAAACGATGGGGTCCCacgtagaagaagaatatccatCTCCAATGGGCAGATTGGCCAGATCGTCAACCACGAAGCTCTCTTTGAGGACGACTCTGGTTTCGATACAGACTTGGGAGTCACTGGCTTCGGCAACAGTCAAGGACATTCGCAAATTAGCTCGCCTCCTCAGGCGCAACTCAGCAGTATGAATTCCAATACGCTGATTGCTGCCATCGCCgatcaacaacaacaacagccGCAACAAGTATTCCCCGGAAACTTCAACAGCCAGGCGGTTCCGCCTCAGTATCAACCGCAGATTACATTTGCTCCAGCTTCGACATCCATATCCGTGTCTCCAAATCCCCAAACACCTGTTGCAAGTCCACAGAAATCACTCTCTAAATCCCACTCTCGCAAAAACTCCACCGCTGTGCCAGAACTCACAGGTGTAGCCGGAGTGCCTCCTCCCAACCACCAGCTCATATACAACAACGAGGTTATCTACAACCCTAACAATGGACCTATTCCCGGTACTGCAGCctggaagaaagaaagacttttggaaagaaataGGATAGCGGCCTCTAAATGTagagagagaaagaagcagGCACAGCTAGAGCTCCAAGGCAACATCtcgaagatgaagagcCAATACAAACGTGACCAGgaaaagataaagaaacTCAACAAACTTGTAGAGTTCTACAATAAGACTATAGTCAAACACCTCAACGACGGAAACCAGGAATTATCGGTATTACGGAAGTTTATCAACAAGGATATAGATGAGATCGACATTAAAGATATCTCATGA
- the MYO5 gene encoding Myosin-5 isoform (go_component myosin~go_function motor activity; ATP binding), whose translation MAIVKRGGRTKNKTQQQAPAKSGIKKAEFDLHKSKEVGVSDLTLLSKITDEAINDNLHKRFMNGTIYTYIGHVLISVNPFQDLGIYGPETLSKYRGRNRLEVPPHVFAIAESMYYNLKSYNENQCVIISGESGAGKTEAAKQIMQYIANVSVDSGNAEISKIKDMVLATNPLLESFGCAKTLRNNNSSRHGKYLEIQFSESNHQPIAAHITNYLLEKQRVVSQITNERNFHIFYQFTKHCPTQYQQQFGIQGPETYVYTSSAKCINVDGIDDSKDLDETLSAMKIIGLTELEQNNIFRMIASILWIGNVSFVEDESGNAAIRDDSVTQFVAYLLEVNPEILKKAIVERVIETTHGMRRGSTYHVPLNIVQATSVRDALAKGIYNNLFEWIVERVNVSLKGASQSSKTIGILDIYGFEIFEHNSFEQICINYVNEKLQQIFIQLTLKAEQDEYVKEQIKWTPIDYFNNKVVCDLIEATRPQPGLFAALNDSIKTAHADSDAADQVFAQRLSMVGASNRHFEDRKGKFIIKHYAGDVTYEVAGMTDKNKDALLRDLVELLSTSANPFVNQVLFPPSLLASITDSKKRPETASDKIKRSANDLVGTLSKCQPSYIRTIKPNQTKRPKEYENQQVLHQIKYLGLKENVRIRRAGFAFRTTFEKFVQRFYLLSPATGYAGDYIWRGDDISAVKEILKSCFIPATEYQLGTTKVFIKTPETLFGLEDMRDKYWHNMAARIQRAWRRYVKRKEDAARTIQSAWRIKKHGNQFEQLRDYGNGLVQGRKERRRMSMLGSRAFMGDYLGCSDTSGYGRFIVTQTGINEKVVFSGRGEILLSKFGRSSKRLPRIFVVTRTTIFIIAEVLIEKRLQLQSEFKIPISGLNYVALSHLQDNWVALSLHSPTPSTPDVFISLDFKTEFVTHLKKINPGLTINIGTTVQYQKKPGKFHTVKFISGNSSDVPEYGDVYKSGTVTVKPGLPSSSRNPKRPRGKSGKVDYSKYYNRGVKKSFPVPSARPTAASQPSYKSPVEQSYQPQVLAYQTPRPEEAKPVQRKAPPPAPVVQNQPQRQPQAIEPVRPVKKTAPSPPVRKTAPPPPPPPPALSAPAKPKFPTYKAMYDYDGSVAGSIPLVKDVVYYVESINGKWGLVKTLDESKEGWSPIDYLSQCEPPSSLFGAANPPSRPVAPSQPKVQSRESTVASAAVSSSTPASTVSNGSLSNGLAEALRAKKTEETTLAGSLADALKKRQGATRDDSDDEDDDDDDW comes from the coding sequence ATGGCCATTGTCAAACGAGGAGGACGTACGAAGAATAAGACGCAGCAGCAGGCGCCAGCCAAGTCTGGCATCAAAAAGGCGGAGTTTGATCTCCACAAACTGAAAGAGGTCGGAGTTTCCGACTTGACGTTGCTCTCCAAAATCACTGATGAGGCTATCAATGACAACTTGCATAAACGGTTCATGAACGGCACCATCTACACGTACATCGGCCATGTTTTGATCTCCGTGAACCCATTTCAAGATTTAGGGATCTACGGCCCAGAGACCTTGCTGAAGTACCGGGGCAGAAACAGATTGGAGGTGCCTCCTCACGTGTTTGCCATAGCTGAGTCGATGTactacaacttgaagtcgtACAACGAGAACCAGTGTGTGATTATTTCCGGTGAATCTGGAGCGGGTAAGACAGAGGCAGCCAAACAGATCATGCAGTACATCGCTAACGTCTCTGTCGATAGTGGCAATGCCGAAATTTCAAAGATCAAAGATATGGTTCTAGCCACCAACCCCTTGTTGGAGTCGTTTGGCTGTGCAAAGACGTTGAGAAACAACAACTCATCAAGACATGGCAAGTACCTCGAGATCCAATTCTCTGAGTCAAACCACCAGCCGATCGCCGCCCATATTACAAATTACTTGTTGGAGAAGCAGAGAGTCGTTTCCCAGATTACCAATGAACGTAATTTCCACATTTTCTATCAGTTCACCAAACACTGTCCGACGCAGTATCAACAGCAGTTCGGCATTCAAGGACCGGAGACTTACGTGTATACTTCTAGCGCCAAATGTATCAATGTAGACGGAATCGACGATTCCAAGGACTTGGACGAAACATTGAGCGCAATGAAGATCATCGGCTTAACGGAACTTGAGCAGAACAACATTTTCAGAATGATCGCTCTGATATTGTGGATTGGTAACGTGTCGTTTGTCGAGGATGAAAGTGGAAATGCCGCCATTAGAGATGATAGTGTCACCCAATTTGTTGCTTACTTGTTGGAAGTAAACCCAGAGATATTAAAGAAGGCCATAGTAGAAAGGGTTATAGAGACAACCCATGGCATGAGAAGGGGCTCTACCTACCATGTACCCTTGAATATCGTACAAGCTACGTCGGTTCGTGATGCTCTTGCCAAGGGTATTTATAACAATTTATTCGAGTGGATCGTAGAGAGAGTCAATGTCTCGTTGAAGGGGGCACTGCAATCGTCCAAGACTATCGGTATCTTGGATATCTACGGGTTCGAAATCTTTGAACACAACtcttttgaacaaatttGTATTAACTATGTCAATGAGAAGTTGCAACAGATCTTTATCCAGCTTACATTGAAGGCAGAACAAGACGAATACGTCAAAGAGCAAATCAAGTGGACACCTATCGactacttcaacaacaaggtTGTCTGTGACTTGATTGAAGCCACGAGACCTCAGCCGGGCTTGTTTGCAGCTTTGAACGATTCTATCAAAACGGCTCACGCTGACTCAGATGCTGCCGACCAGGTGTTTGCCCAAAGATTAAGCATGGTGGGAGCCAGCAATCGTCACTTTGAAGATCGTAAGGGCAAGTTTATCATCAAACATTATGCTGGTGATGTCACCTATGAAGTAGCAGGTATGAcagacaagaacaaggatGCGTTGTTGCGTGATTTGGTGGAATTGTTATCTACATCAGCCAATCCATTCGTCAACCAAGTTTTATTTCCTCCTCTGCTCTTGGCATCGATCACTGATTCAAAGAAGAGACCAGAAACAGCGTCggacaagatcaagagaAGTGCCAACGATTTGGTGGGCACCTTATCAAAATGTCAGCCTTCATATATCAGAACCATCAAGCCAAATCAGACCAAACGTCCTAAGGAATACGaaaaccaacaagttcttcaccAGATTAAATACTTAGGTTTGAAGGAAAATGTGAGAATTAGAAGAGCCGGTTTTGCTTTCCGTACAACGTTTGAGAAATTTGTCCAACGTTTCTATTTGCTCTCTCCCGCTACAGGTTATGCTGGTGACTATATCTGGCGTGGAGACGACATTTCTGCTGTCAAAGAGATCTTAAAATCTTGTTTCATTCCTGCTACTGAGTATCAGCTTGGTACGACCAAGGTATTCATCAAGACACCAGAAACCTTATTTGGTTTAGAAGACATGAGAGACAAGTACTGGCACAACATGGCTGCTAGAATCCAAAGAGCATGGAGGAGATACGTCAAGCGTAAGGAAGATGCTGCTCGTACAATTCAGAGTGCCTGGAGAATCAAGAAGCACGGGAACCAGTTTGAACAGCTTCGTGATTATGGTAATGGTCTCGTCCAGGGCAGAAAAGAACGTCGTAGAATGTCCATGTTGGGATCGCGTGCTTTCATGGGTGACTACTTGGGATGTAGCGATACCAGTGGATATGGTAGATTCATTGTTACCCAGACAGGTATTAACGAAAAAGTTGTATTCTCGGGGAGAGGCGAGATTTTGTTGTCCAAATTTGGTAGATCGTCAAAGAGATTGCCTCGTATATTTGTTGTCACCAGAACAACCATATTTATCATTGCTGAAGTCTTGATTGAGAAGagattgcaattgcaatcaGAATTCAAGATTCCTATTTCTGGCTTGAACTACGTTGCGTTGTCTCATTTGCAAGATAATTGGGTTGCTTTGTCACTTCACTCACCTACCCCTTCTACACCTGATGTGTTCATTAGCTTAGATTTCAAGACCGAGTTTGTCACccacttgaagaaaatcaatCCTGGGTTGACCATTAATATTGGTACTACGGTTCAGTACCAGAAAAAGCCAGGCAAATTTCACACGGTCAAGTTTATCAGTGGTAATTCATCTGATGTACCTGAGTACGGAGATGTTTACAAGTCTGGTACGGTCACGGTCAAGCCAGGTTTACCTTCTAGCAGTAGAAATCCAAAACGTCCAAGAGGAAAGTCTGGAAAGGTCGATTATTCCAAGTATTATAACCGAGGAGTCAAGAAACTGTTCCCTGTACCTTCTGCAAGACCTACTGCTGCATCTCAACCTTCATACAAAAGTCCAGTAGAACAGTCTTACCAGCCTCAAGTTCTTGCCTACCAGACTCCACGCCCAGAAGAAGCTAAGCCAGTTCAACGTAAAGCTCCTCCGCCAGCTCCTGTAGTCCAGAATCAACCGCAAAGACAGCCTCAAGCTATCGAGCCTGTAAGACCAGTAAAGAAAACTGCTCCAAGTCCTCCAGTAAGAAAAACTGCTCCCCCACCACCTCCGCCACCTCCAGCTTTGTCAGCACCTGCTAAGCCCAAGTTCCCGACTTACAAGGCAATGTATGACTACGATGGTTCAGTAGCTGGTTCTATACCTCTCGTTAAGGATGTCGTCTACTATGTAGAGAGCATTAATGGAAAGTGGGGTTTGGTGAAGACTTTGGACGAGTCTAAAGAAGGCTGGTCTCCAATTGATTATCTATCTCAATGCGAACCACCTAGTAGTTTGTTCGGTGCTGCTAACCCTCCTTCTCGTCCAGTTGCACCTTCACAGCCGAAGGTCCAATCCAGAGAGTCGACGGTTGCTAGTGCTGCTGTTTCGAGTAGCACGCCTGCATCGACTGTTCTGAACGGAAGCTTGAGTAATGGGTTGGCAGAAGCTTTGAGGGCCAAAAAGACTGAAGAAACTACGTTGGCTGGCTCTTTAGCTGAtgccttgaagaagagacagGGTGCTACCAGAGACGACagtgatgacgaagatgatgacgacgatgatTGGTGA
- the WDR7 gene encoding WD-repeat protein required for cell viability has product MATVIPPPSKKQKKEAQKVQEVNLIPDDLPNVLIKFQASDTGESVGGSIRVPGGITEKQLEELLNQLHGDIDEPVPYTFALLNKTIDDKSETGSLVDIKDNLYSSVLQPGIKTTEDFLTLVYTPRAVFKVKAITRSNAAIAGHGSTILCCQFAPNDSGRMCSGAGDSTARIWDCNTQTPLYTLSGHTNWVLCVAYSPCGTMIATGSMDNTVRLWDTDTGKPLGKALTGHSKWVSSLTWEPLHLVKPGEKPRLATSSKDGTVKVWDSTRRVCLLTMSGHTNAVSCVKWSGSNIIYSASHDKTIKAWDISAQGKCIQTLKSHAHWVNHLSISTDYVLRKGGFDHTSTKVSSKKLSMEELRAKALEQYEKVAKVGGVISERLVTASDDFTMYFWEPLKSSKPVCRMTGHQKLVNHVSFSPDGRYIVSSSFDNSIKIWDGLKGVFVGTLRGHVAPVYQTAWSADNRLLVSCSKDTTLKVWDIRTRKLSVDLPGHSDEVYAVDWSMDGKRVASGGKDKMVRLWSH; this is encoded by the coding sequence ATGGCTACCGTTATACCCCCACCAtcaaagaagcaaaagaaagagGCACAAAAGGTTCAAGAAGTGAACTTGATACCTGACGATTTGCCCAACGTATTGATAAAATTCCAGGCTTCAGACACTGGAGAATCTGTAGGTGGGTCTATTAGAGTTCCTGGTGGTATCACGGAGAAGCAGCTTGAAGAATTATTGAACCAATTACACGGAGATATAGATGAACCTGTGCCGTATACATTTGCGTTATTAAACAAGACCATCGATGACAAGAGTGAAACGGGCAGTTTGGTAGATATCAAGGACAACTTATACTCTTCGGTATTGCAACCAGGAATAAAAACTACtgaagatttcttgacATTAGTGTATACCCCACGAGCTGTGTTCAAGGTCAAGGCTATTACCAGATCAAATGCTGCTATTGCTGGACATGGGTCTACTATATTGTGTTGTCAGTTTGCTCCTAATGATAGTGGCAGAATGTGTTCTGGAGCAGGTGATTCTACAGCTCGAATTTGGGACTGTAACACCCAGACCCCTCTCTATACTTTATCAGGACATACTAACTGGGTGTTATGTGTAGCTTACTCTCCATGTGGTACTATGATTGCTACGGGATCTATGGATAATACCGTAAGGTTATGGGACACTGACACTGGCAAGCCATTAGGGAAAGCATTGACTGGCCATTCCAAGTGGGTTTCATCTTTAACGTGGGAGCCATTGCATCTAGTTAAGCCTGGCGAGAAACCTCGTTTAGCTACATCGTCGAAGGACGGCACTGTCAAAGTGTGGGATAGCACTAGAAGAGTGTGTTTGTTGACAATGAGTGGTCATACCAATGCCGTTTCTTGTGTGAAGTGGTCTGGTTCCAACATCATCTACAGTGCATCCCATGACAAGACTATCAAGGCATGGGATATCAGTGCACAAGGCAAGTGTATCCAGACGTTGAAGAGCCATGCCCATTGGGTCAACCATTTGTCTATTTCAACCGACTACGTTTTGCGCAAAGGTGGATTCGACCATACGTCTACCAAGGTTTCGAGCAAAAAGCTTTCCATGGAAGAGTTGCGCGCTAAGGCATTAGAGCAGTACGAAAAAGTTGCTAAAGTCGGTGGTGTTATCAGCGAACGTTTGGTCACAGCCTCAGACGACTTCACTATGTACTTTTGGGAGCCACTCAAGTCGTCCAAGCCAGTGTGCCGTATGACCGGACACCAGAAACTCGTGAACCATGTGTCGTTCTCCCCTGATGGTCGTTACATAGTGTCGAGTTCGTTCGACAACTCCATCAAGATCTGGGACGGTTTGAAGGGCGTTTTTGTAGGTACCTTGAGAGGACACGTAGCACCAGTATACCAGACAGCGTGGTCTGCTGATAATAGACTTTTGGTCAGTTGCTCTAAGGATACCACTTTGAAGGTGTGGGATAtcagaacaagaaagttAAGTGTGGACTTGCCGGGCCATTCAGACGAGGTTTATGCTGTTGACTGGAGTATGGACGGAAAGAGAGTGGCCAGTGGAGGTAAAGATAAGATGGTGAGATTGTGGTCGCATTAG
- a CDS encoding predicted protein gives MVSLHTIMSQSSQFVHLKSAIPTLDSILHATTRRPNKRIYDMQRAPGCSSIFTVMVEFMVSHLSNSPNNKVIVVDTLTPFPWHLLFSHSRFQQEWRQDSRIALHDPDTFALLYGLFAYESLEPAINGSTIVIINDFHQTLDIYLHDQTSSYEETILKHHLEVNSIIKSNQTQYELEGTKTPVPEIPAQSDLLKMSAISKFNTHLNSLLTMMSKFCYKTNSMCFLLGHLETKYIPYSTTSQMSDADFYNTSVSYQDKGRVVLVPSYSESNEEKKEDINSKSIDSYLCMRLIFYKDWYHNSPYFAECYPPLEKQNKVVINQAQLRTVFAIKITNFSSKSKYCPIYFDYDDIIYHLDDDNEND, from the coding sequence ATGGTATCTCTTCATACCATTATGAGCCAACTGAGCCAGTTTGTACACCTTAAATCGGCTATACCGACCCTAGACTCGATACTCCATGCTACGACTCGACGACCAAACAAACGCATATATGACATGCAACGTGCACCTGGTTGCAGCTCGATTTTTACGGTTATGGTAGAATTCATGGTTTCTCATTTGTCTAATAGCCCCAATAATAAAGTCATAGTTGTAGACACTTTGACACCGTTTCCATGGCACTTATtattttcacattctcgGTTTCAGCAAGAATGGCGACAAGACTCGCGAATCGCACTACATGATCCAGATACTTTCGCATTGTTGTATGGTCTATTTGCCTATGAGTCGTTAGAGCCAGCTATAAACGGTAGTACCATTGTGATCATCAACGATTTTCACCAAACTTTAGACATATATTTGCACGACCAGACGTCTTCGTACGAAGAAACAATCTTGAAGCATCATTTGGAAGTCAATTCAATCATCAAAAGTAACCAGACTCAGTACGAATTAGAGGGCACAAAGACACCTGTGCCAGAAATACCTGCTCAGTctgatttgttgaaaatgagTGCCATTTCGAAGTTCAACACTCATCTAAACAGCTTATTAACAATGATGTCAAAGTTCTGCTACAAGACAAACCTGATGTGCTTCTTACTTGGACATCTAGAAACAAAGTACATTCCATATAGTACAACCTCTCAGATGTCAGATGCGGATTTCTACAATACTTCAGTTTCATACCAAGATAAGGGAAGAGTAGTTTTGGTACCATCATACTCTGAACtgaacgaagaaaagaaagaggaCATAAACTCAAAAAGTATAGATTCATACCTCTGTATGCGGTTGATTTTCTATAAAGATTGGTACCATAATTCGCCATACTTTGCTGAATGCTATCCTCCACTTGAGAAACAGAATAAAGTTGTCATCAACCAAGCCCAACTTCGTACAGTATTTGCTATTAAAATAACTAACTTCCTgtcaaagtcaaagtaTTGTCCTATCTATTTTGACTACGACGATATTATATATCATCTTGACGATGATAACGAGAATGAT
- a CDS encoding predicted protein, whose translation ISKVSGILSLSVWLFAQLPQIIENHLNESVSGVSLLFLICWIGGDATNLIGCILTRALPFQTCLAAYYCFIDCILSLQYWYYTKVYPRHKTHHNLLQSPNFLRPSTSNKSTNHSTRRNRFDQDLSRSPMEISTSIMDVAQGNGHRGHDQKRIHEGSFIHKILGATFIAGSLPKQAHSMPIPNPQSAADIGMISAWTCSTLYVSSRAPQIIKNFKLKSTRGITVYLFVFAMLGNIFYTISIVSDLYLLSLNKSYFGEDGDSKFKEVFMDQLPFIVGSSGTVLFDSIIIFQ comes from the exons ATATCCAAGGTCTCCGGAATCCTATCATTGTCGGTTTGGCTCTTTGCGCAATTACCGCAAATCATCGAGAACCATTTGAACGAGTCGGTCTCCGGCGTTTCCTTGcttttcttgatttgttgGATCGGAGGCGACGCCACGAACCTCATAGGCTGTATCTTAACACGAGCATTACCATTCCAAACTTGTCTCGCTGCGTACTACTGCTTCATTGATTGCATTCTTAGTCTCCAGTACTGGTACTACACCAAGGTATATCCCAGACACAAAACTCATCACAATCTCTTGCAGAGTcccaacttcttgagaCCTTCTACATCCAACAAAAGCACAAATCATAGTACTCGTAGAAACCGGTTTGACCAGGACTTGAGTCGTTCGCCCATGGAGATCAGTACTTCCATCATGGATGTAGCACAAGGAAATGGACATCGTGGTCACGATCAGAAACGAATACATGAGGGCTCTTTCATCCACAAGATCTTGGGCGCTACCTTCATAGCCGGAAGCTTGCCCAAACAGGCACATTCCATGCCCATTCCTAATCCACAGTCTGCAGCT GATATAGGTATGATTTCTGCGTGGACCTGTTCAACTTTGTATGTTTCTTCACGAGCCCCGCAGattatcaagaatttcaagCTCAAATCTACACGAGGCATAACTGTGTATCTTTTTGTGTTTGCCATGTTGGGTAACATCTTCTATACCATTTCCATCGTGCTGGACTTGTATCTCCTTTCGCTTAACAAATCCTATTTTGGCGAGGACGGAGATTCCAAGTTTAAGGAAGTATTTATGGATCAGTTGCCCTTTATTGTAGGAAGTTCTGGTACTGTTCTCTTCGACTCGATCATCATCTTTCAG